TTGAGAACGGCAAAGTCGTCGGGGTCCGCACAGACCGTCCTGACGGAGATGTTTATGCAGATGTGGTGATTCTCGCTGACGGCGTTAACTCACTGCTCGGCAAGCAGCTTGGCTTCCATAACGAGTGGAAACCGAACGAAGTGGCATTGACGGTCATGGAAGTACTGAAGCTCGATAAAAAGACGGTTAACGAACGCTTCCAGGTAAATGAAAATCAGGGTGTATCCATCGAAATCTTTGGTGAAGCGACCAAAGGGGCTCTCGGAACATCGTTCCTTTACACGAACAAAGACAGCATTAATATCGGTGTCGGCACGACTCTCTCCGAGATGATCAAACGTAAGATGAAGCCGTATGAGCTTCTTGACGAGCTCAAAGAACATCCGATGATTGCGCCTTTGATTGAAGGCAGCGAATCACAGGAGTATCTCGCTCACCTCATTCCGGAAGGCGGTTTCGATTCCGTACCGAAATTGGTCGGGAATGGTGTCATCCTTGTTGGTGATGCTGCACAGTTTGTTAACGCCCTTCACCAGGAAGGCTCGAACCTTGCGATGACGTCCGGTAAGATGGCAGCAGAAACGGTTATGAAAGCGAAAGAGGTTGGCGACTTCTCCGAGAAGACACTTGATTCATACCGTACTGATATTTACGACAGTTTTATCGGTAAAGATCTGAAGAAGTACCGTCATGCTGCGCACACGTTCGAAGAAAACCCGCAGTATCTCGGCGAATATGTACCGCTTCTCAATCACGCTATGGGCTCATTCTTTACTGTCGATGGAACACCGAAGTGGGAAAAACAAAAGAAAATCGCAACGAAAATCACGGCAGGCCGGGGAAAAACCGGACTGGCGAAAGATCTCTATCGCGCATGGAAGGCGGTGAAATAATATGGCACAGACTCTTGAAGATAAGCAGTATTTGCTTCGATTTAACTGTGACACACAATCACACCTGATTATTAAAGACCACGATGTATGTGCAACATCCTGTCCAGGAAAAGATTGCACG
This genomic window from [Bacillus] selenitireducens MLS10 contains:
- a CDS encoding FAD-dependent oxidoreductase yields the protein MPEKFDLIVVGAGPAGTSAAYTAAKNGLDVLLIERGEFPGSKNVMGGILYRKQMEDVIPEFWKEAPLERPVVEQRFWFLDKESMVTTSYKGLDWGKEPYNKFTVLRSKFDKWFADKAVEQGALLVNETVVTECIVENGKVVGVRTDRPDGDVYADVVILADGVNSLLGKQLGFHNEWKPNEVALTVMEVLKLDKKTVNERFQVNENQGVSIEIFGEATKGALGTSFLYTNKDSINIGVGTTLSEMIKRKMKPYELLDELKEHPMIAPLIEGSESQEYLAHLIPEGGFDSVPKLVGNGVILVGDAAQFVNALHQEGSNLAMTSGKMAAETVMKAKEVGDFSEKTLDSYRTDIYDSFIGKDLKKYRHAAHTFEENPQYLGEYVPLLNHAMGSFFTVDGTPKWEKQKKIATKITAGRGKTGLAKDLYRAWKAVK